In Silene latifolia isolate original U9 population chromosome X, ASM4854445v1, whole genome shotgun sequence, the following proteins share a genomic window:
- the LOC141622684 gene encoding glucan endo-1,3-beta-glucosidase-like, with protein MASHCCVSVLVTMVVLALLLTFVLHSAEAQIGVCYGRNGNNLPSEQQVVNLYKSNGIGLMRLYDPDQSALQALQGSGIQLLLDIPNDQLQNIANDPSQANQWVQNNVAPFTSSIRYIAVGNEVQDSYKPFVLPAMQNIQNAINSANLGGQIKVSTAIYSAFIVNSFPPSMSTFKDISFMGPIVNFLNSNGSPLLANIYPYISYVGDEKNIQLNYALFTAPGTVVNDGGNGLPYQNLFDALVDAVYAALAKAGGENIPIVVSESGWPSDGGDSATASNAGTYYNNLINHVKNGTPLKPGQIETYLFAMFDENQKTGAATEQNFGLFTPDQQPKYGQLNFGS; from the exons ATGGCTAGCCATTGTTGTGTTTCGGTTCTCGTTACCATGGTGGTTTTGGCATTATTGTTAACATTTGTCCTACACTCGGCAG AAGCACAAATTGGAGTATGTTATGGAAGGAACGGCAACAACTTACCCTCAGAACAACAAGTAGTGAACCTCTACAAATCCAACGGTATCGGATTAATGCGATTGTACGATCCAGATCAATCGGCTCTTCAAGCACTACAAGGTTCAGGCATACAACTTCTCTTAGACATCCCTAATGACCAACTCCAAAATATAGCTAATGATCCATCCCAAGCAAATCAATGGGTCCAAAACAACGTCGCACCATTCACGTCCTCCATTCGCTATATCGCGGTAGGGAACGAAGTCCAAGACTCCTATAAACCATTCGTCCTACCCGCCATGCAAAATATCCAAAATGCAATTAACTCGGCCAATTTAGGAGGTCAAATTAAAGTCTCTACCGCGATATACTCTGCATTTATTGTAAACTCGTTCCCACCCTCTATGAGTACATTTAAGGATATATCGTTCATGGGTCCAATAGTAAATTTCCTAAATAGTAACGGGTCACCGTTGTTAGCTAACATTTACCCGTATATTTCTTACGTTGGTGATGAAAAAAATATTCAATTAAACTACGCATTATTTACGGCTCCTGGGACCGTGGTAAATGACGGTGGCAACGGGTTACCATACCAAAACTTGTTTGACGCGCTAGTGGACGCAGTGTATGCGGCCTTAGCTAAGGCTGGTGGGGAGAATATCCCGATTGTTGTGTCAGAGAGCGGGTGGCCTTCGGATGGTGGAGATAGCGCGACAGCGAGCAATGCCGGGACTTATTATAACAACTTGATTAACCATGTGAAAAATGGGACGCCTTTGAAACCAGGACAGATTGAGACGTACTTGTTTGCTATGTTTGATGAAAATCAGAAGACTGGTGCAGCGACTGAGCAGAATTTTGGGCTTTTCACGCCTGATCAGCAGCCTAAGTACGGCCAACTCAACTTCGGCTCGTAG